GCCCAGTCTCGACTAGTTAAGACCGCACCGGCACGTCATCACCAGTAGAACCGATCAGTGGCGCCTTCTGCACCACCTCGGATGACCACAAACCCTCCACCGATGCCACCTGCACCAACGGAAGAACCTCCACCTGCAGCTGCACTCCATTAGGCAGACCAACAGCGGGCACTTCTTGTACCGGCAACCAAGCCGGCTCGCAGAATCCCGCCGTCAACTGCCAGATCCAGATAAGGACAACCACACCGCCCCAACCACCACCTGATGACACCCGACGCCACGCATGGAGGGTGCTCCGCCGCACTAGATGCCACCCCAACCACCTGCGATAACCTACCGAGCAAGAGCTCGGGCAATTGCACTCCGGCAGCGCTGCCACGCCTCATGGCCACGCTGCCTGCCATAGAGGGCACTTCGGCGAATAGGACGTCGCCCAGCCCGCCGAGAATGACGCCCGCAGAACAACCCCAACCACCACCTTTGGAGGCAGATGGGGGACGCCGCCACTGCAGCGaggccagcagcagcggtgGCGAGTGGGAAGGGGAGAGGGTCGGCCGGCTGCGGCAGCTAGGTTTAGGCACCTTGTGCTGCGCAACTAGCAAAGCCACATGCATTTTTCAATATGAGTACAATAGATCTAGAACAGAATGTagatcaactttttttttattgaggGTTAGCCCAGCAGAATAACTGTGCAAAAGCCTTTTCTCGGAAAAAACATTGTTGGTACTCATAAAATTTATGAGATTTGGCCCAACCTTCAGATGAAGATCTGGGCCTCCAATTTGAGAACCGCTTGGGCAAGAAATCTGGCCAGCTCAAAACAAAGGTATCTCTTGACACCATTTAGGAAACCGCGCCCGATTCCCCACACGAATTCTAGCACCCGAAGGTGTCGAAAGCTAATACGGAgtaaagagaagaaaaaaagggagatTCCAAACTGACGAATAGctaactacggagtactactagCTTATAGATTCGCATAGATAATCAGACGATACCCACTGTTTTTACATCCAGTCACTAACTCCGCCGTTCATTGGCGCACAGCCCTGGGCGTGGGCTCGAAAgaccaaaaagaagaagcaaatccCTGCGCTTTAGCCGTGTCCTGTGCAGCCAGCGAAGGGATATCAAAAAGGAGAAAGGCAAACACATATCTTGACCTCCGATACTAGTTCAGAAGTGAGAAGAGCTTGCTCCAGGTGACAAAAACTTTGTGGATTGTGTAGTTGGTGCCCCATGGTTACAGTAAAAAGCTGCCATGCATTAGCAAATGCAGCGGGGGTAAAGGTTTCGGCACTTCACCGTCCCCATCAGTTCTACGGCCTACGGCCAGCCTCTGCGTTACTGCCTACATACAAGCATAACAGGTCAACAGCACACTATACGATGCAAGTGAGCCCTGCTGAATCTACGACGTACGTCTATCTAAGTTAGTACTACATGCTTAGATTTTGGTATAATGTGTCTGCTTTAACtaaggtagtgtttggttgaggTAATGAAGTAGAATATATGTAATGAaacagttaaaaaaaaagatgattcTTGTGTTTGGTTGTAGAATGTGGAAAACTGGAATGGAATGATATGATTTCTAAAAGAACAAACCCcgtgtttttccttttggccAAAAACAGACCCCCGGCCGTCTTAAATACGCTAACTACAGTGAAGTCTGCAAACTACACGTACATCACAGTAAAGGCTGATTTAAGCGAGTCTTGTTATTAGGTATAGTTATGATATGTTTAGATAAAATCAATTATGATGGTAATCGTTTTTTAAAGAAGGATATCTGCATCGCTTGATGCaaagaactactccctccgttccataattcttgtcttaaattttccaaaaaatgaatgtatctattgctaaaaagtgtctagatacatataatatttcaacaagaattatgaaacagagagagtatataTTAGTAAAAACTAGGCAAAGCTAGGAGTAAAAGAAAATCGACCTAGAAAAACCGAGTTTGTATGCCTCGTGACAGTAACTCCACTAGACTTTAAAGAAGGATGTCAAGTCAACCGTGATCTATTTGTTAAATTTCTAAGGTTTTATGGAGATCTATCGTTGTGGTTCTCTACACAAAAGAAAGCTCAAAGAAATTGATGTATGGTCACTGGCACGTGGGGTCCGGCCCAAACTGTCACAACTTGCACATCACAGACTGACGGCCGTGAGCCCAATCCTTTTTCTTTAGGTCAAAGGTGGAAATAAAACTTGAAACTCATGAGTTAAACGATTAACATGTTACTCGGCTCAACTCGGTTGGAACTCAGACTCTAACGAGTCAAAGTTGAAGTTTGAACTCCCTAACAAAATGAGTTTAAAGGAGCCGAGTAATGAATTACTCTTTCAACTCATATTGCTTCAGATTTTGCTATTATTATCTTGATGAGGACGATTGTTTTATTTGTACTTTCTTGTTTACAACGACCGGCATAAGTATTCCTTCATCTTGTGTATTTGCTGACATATTCCCAATTGTATGTATACATGCTCTTTAAATTTAGGTAGTGAGATGTATCATGTGCATATTCGTCTAATTAGTTGTGTAAcaagcttaattaattaaatgagTTAACCTGTAAGTTAAGCGAGTTGAGCCACAAACTCTTTGGCTCTCGGTGGTTGTCATGTGGAGGTACCTTTAAGTTTAGAGGCAGCCAAGAAATTGGTGATGTTACTAGAACATCTCATATCAATAAACTGAGGGAGCAAGAAACTATATACACATGTATGATTTACGACTACAGTATATATCTCCAGATATGCAGTGTCGGAGGTCTTTTGCCATGCAAGTTGAAACGAATATCTGCAGTTTGAATCGCATACCTAGAATCGGTGGACACGACAGCACCACCGCCTCACCGACAGGGGCGGCCGGCAACGCTTGGAACTTTGGCAACAAAGATGCAGCAATAGCACATTAAGATTTGTGTTGCGTTAGACATTATGTCAAGCGTTCAAGGGAGATAAAAAAGATTCGAGGAAGAGACTGGACATGTGGACAACTATGATTGGGGGTGTACAAATCAACCTAGGCTATAAAACTGATCGGCACACCATAAACACATGTAATAGGTCTTCTAACAAAGAAGGTCCACCAAATAgacacatgtttttttaattatatCACTAAATTCTAATAATAAATTTCAGATTCAAACCATCAAAATAATTAGGATGATGTATACTAAAGTGATGCTTTCGCTCGAATGGAATCCCTTATTTTTACTTTTCGCGTATAATAAATTGAGTAGGATAGGAGATGCTGCTTTATgctgcttcttttttgtttcagaaGAAAACTGCAAACCAATTAACGAAAGATGAAACCAAACCGATACTTTGAGAAAACCCGGAACCTCGTACGTACAAGAGTTACACGTATAAAATCGCAAAGCCAAATATTCGCCGCAATCCCGACGCGAGCGCGCACTCGAGGAATGCTTCCGACATGAAGAATTCTTTCACCTCCAAAGTACTCCTCGTGCAAGCTTTGCCTTCCCCCTCCCGGTAGATCTCCCTGATCGATCGGCGGAAGCCTTTCACTTTCCCACGCGTTTCTTTGCAATATTTTGTTTGTGCCGTGCTCCTGCAAAGCTCCCAGACCCAGCCTCCAATCCCAAGTTTCCTCTTAttcccccctcccccctcgATCTGCCCCTACCCCTGTTGGGGAAGAAACCTATGATTCGGCGTGATTGCGTCAGGTATATATGCACTGCCCGCGGCGACAGCAAGGTCCTACTTTACACTTCTCGATCTGGTCGTCAGgtatccatccatccaatcCCTGACTCGTTTTGGAAGGAGACCGAGCTCTTGAAGCTAGGGCAACATGGGTCTTCTTAGGCCGTTCAACCGCATTGGCTTCCTTCTTGTCCTCCTTGCCTTCTGCTGTGGTGAGTTGTGTGCTCTTGTTCTGTTCATTCTCTGCAGTCTACTTAATTTCGCATATGTTATACATGATCAGTAGGATGTGATGTTTGTTGTTCCATGCATGCTCATGTTTACCTAAAGCGTGAAAACACCTTGTTCTATTAAAAGGTTGTGTGTGTGGTATTTGAGAACGAATAAACAGTAATCTTTTCATCTCGTATGAGGAATTCGTCTATCAGCGAAACAAAGTGACTTGACGTCTGTCAGTAACTCGGTGTGACTTTCAAATCTTTTCATCTCACACCGTTACACGTCTTCGTACGATCCCGACAGGAACAGAGCAACAGAGAGCGGAAGCAGCCCATAGAGCGATCCCGAACAGGCTCCTGAACTTCGTCTCCGTGGAGAAGCCATCTTACCCCACGATCACCACGCCCACATCCTCCTCGTTCCCTTCGCTAGCGGAcgcgaacggcggcggcggcatgagcggcggcgctggcgctggcgggGTCGGTGGaacaggcggcggcggtggcggcatgagcggtggtgccggcgctggcggtggtactggcggcggcggcatgagcggtggtgctggcggtggcggcggcggcggcatcggcggtggtgccggtggcggtgccggcgctggcggcggtactggcggcggtggcgggacGTGGTGCGTGGCGAGCCAGAGCGCGAGCTCGTCGGCTCTGCAGGTGGCGCTGGACTACGCGTGCGGCTACAGCGGGGTGGACTGCTCGGCGATCCAGACAGGCGGGAGCTGCTTCAACCCGGACACCATCCACGACCATGCCTCTTACGCCTTCAACAGCTACTACCAGAAGAACCCTCTCCCCACCAGCTGCGACTTCGGCGGCACGGcaaccatcaccaccaccgaTCCCAGTAAGCACCCATACCTTACTTGTCGAACCTGCTCATATCTGAGCTGCACCGATTCTTGATTCTTAGTCGATCGGCAAAGTATTTGTTCTCACGCGAATATATCTTTAATCTTGCAGGTTCAGGGTCATGCCAGTATCCAGCGTCAAGGTAACTTCATACTTCATACCAATTCAAGCAAAAATTTGAATGGAACATTTGTCACTTACTGTTTGCAACGTGGActgatttgttttgttttctgatgTGAAATGACAGCGGGGGAAGCACGATGCCCCCGCCATCGCCGACCTTCATGACGCCGACCACACCGATGACCCCGACGCCGATGACACCCATGACCCCTACGCCGTTCACGCCGGACACCCCTACAGGCACCGGAACTCCCATCTACGGATCAATGTCGCCTCCTGACTACGGGTCGATGTCCCCTCCCGGCATGGGATCGTCGTCGCCTCCGGATTACAATGACGTCGGCGCCGCCCCAACGACGGCAGCCAAGGGCAGCTGGGCTTTGGCTCTCGTCTCCATCCTCGTCGCGACGATATCTCTGAACATGGCCACATGAGAGCAAACACATTTCAAGATGGCAATCCTATGCAGCTGTTCGCGGTTCGAGAATACAGAGAGGAGCTGTTGGGGCAGTTGGATGCTGAGATGCGCACGCCAACTTGCGCACCGCAAATCCTCCCCTGCCGCAAACACTTTGCAAAGCAGAGGTGCCCATATTGTTTAGCGTCAGCCGTACGCTGATGCGGCTTCTAGCACCGTCCTAGTTTAGTGGGGGGCAGCAGATGTTTATATTGCCGATCATACTATTGTACTTAGAAATTTATGAGAAAAAGTTTATTTCCTTATTCGCGCGTTTCACCCATGCTGTGATATCTGAATAGAGAACAGTCGGCTGACTGAACCCAACTACTTTCACTTTCGAACAACCTAAGAAAGAAGACGCAGACTGCAGAGTAACATACTAGTACATACAAACTGAACCAGAGAACAATGCACCACAACTGAACTGAACCAACAACGTCAGAACACAAGACGAAAGCAAACTACCCACCAATCGGAAGCTCCGATCAGCGGAACCGCGGAAGCATCATCGTCTGCGCTTGGCATCATGATCACCGGCGTGCCACAGGCTCCTTCGATGCATTGTCTCAGGCTTCGCTTTCATTCGTGTCCATGGTTGGTTTGCACATTGGAGCGGACGCCTTTGTTGGTTTGCAGcctccttttatttttccgCCAATCGATGTTTATTACTCCGTACAAGTTAGCTTAGTTGCACGTATAATGCTTGATCACGTTAGTTTGTCAGACCAAAGAGCTCTCGGTTAGACAAGCTTAGCTTGCTAGACATAGCATCAGGTTACACTTTCATGTAGTTTAAACCTGGTTCTTTTACGTTATAGCAGATTGTTCTCCCGAAAAGAAAGATAACCCACGGCCTCTCGACTTTCTTTTTAGATCAAAAGGAGCATTGCCCCCagtttcattaatgaaattaATGTTGTAGCATAGAGGTTCAAACAGAATTGTACAATGGCATTTCAGCCAACTCCAGGAGCTAAACATCATCATAACGGAACAACTTATTACATGCCAAAAAAACTGGTACCCCATCAGGTGTTTGGGAGTCTTTTTGTTGTTGGCCTCCACCCGTATCTTGTCTGATACACTTCATGAGCGACGCGCGACAAGATGTGAGCAGCTTCTCACGGCTTGCCTTCGTTACCGTCCTTTTAAAGTCCATCCCAAGATATAGTCAGTGACAAACAGAAAATGCAATGTTAATATGATTGCTCAATTGTTTCTTATCAAAATAAGATGCATTTCTAATCTTCCAAATACTTTCAGAGATTTAACCGCGCCTCTATCTCCTTCCGGTATAAATTCACTTAACTCTGACATGGTATGTGGCACCTTGTTAAGACCAAAGGCACAACCTACCAAAGACTAGCAGAATCAAGCTACAGAACATTGGAAGAAAAGGTTGTCTATATTCTCCATAGATCCACAAAACTCACAATTTGTGGATTCACGCGGCCTCTCGACTGATGCACGCGGCCATATATTATTAAAGTCAGTAAAGCTACACAACAATTCAGCGAAACCGAACAAAGTTGAtccaaaaaagagaaacaaagaCCACACCAAACTACTGCTAACCCTATGGTACAGGCcgaaacaaatgaaaaagaaacataacTGCTAGGCAAAGTCTTCAAAAAGGAACGCTGCacgtgatgatgatgacgaatCTGACCTTAGATCGAATTCGAGGTTTCATTCCCGAAGTCAACCTTCGAGCCACTACCTTGGAAAGGGGCACGACGAAGGTGCGTCTCAAAATTGCCTGGTCCAAGGTCGACATTATTGCCAAATCAACAATACTCATGATGTGCAATTGTAATTTTTTAAGGTGAGTTGCACAGTAATACTTTTACTCTTGACgtgcaattgagtttttttGTGACCCACACATCACCCCTCTTGTTGTGCAATTTAATTTTTTGtgtgagttgcacattaatATTTGTATGTGCAATTCAGTTTTTTGTGAGTGAGTTGCACATGAATGAGATTTAATAGATTTTCTTAATTAAACGCAAGTTACCCTTTGACACACTGTGTACTTGTATACTTTCGGTGTCTGACTTTTAAGCAAAATGTATACATCTCAATCCACTCCCTCCTCTCCATCATCCATTCCAAATTTGAAAGCACAAACCAAATCGGACGACTGAGCAGTCACACTAAATCATACAGTTTGGACATAGCAAAACTGCaaaaaagtaaataaaaaacatgGTAGTGAAAACCAGTCGTGCTTCAAAATTTGGTACTTTTGACATGATCTCAAACACGCATTATGTTCATGTGTACTTAAGCAAAAACCAACATAATAAACAAACTAAAAACACAAGATGAAGACATGGTAGAATAGCAAGGCTCGGTGCAGCCCATAATGAAACAATTTAAGAGCAACTCCAGTAGGTTTCCTAAAAAGGCCAATTCTCTAAAATAACTATCACCATTTCCTAAAACTTGCAAAAACAGCTCCAGCAGGTTTCCTATATGGTTCCCAATcccaatttttttagaaatttccctattttctctctcctcatCCCCAAATGTAGAGAACCAAAAAATAGCTCCAACCGCCTTCCCGCGCCTTCGGTGCCCCCCTCTCCCCTGCCCCCAGCCTCTTCCCCGCTGAATTGGGTCAGCAACGCCCCAAATCGTGCCCACAACCGTCTCCCTTTGTCGTCGATTCGTTCGCAATGGAGCTTGATCATTTGGCCGTCGCGACATAGATTTCGCAGCAGGGTCAGGGGCGGCGCGACGTGTGTCAGCGATGTGCCCAGTGAACACAGCAGGTGCGGCCACAGGTCGGGCCCTTCCTTGGACTAGCGGCGAGTGCAAGTGGCGGCAGATGGCAACGTGGCCAGCAGCGGCAGTATGCGCAGGCGGGCAGCTGGGTGCAACGTTGCAACGTCGGTAGGCCGACGAGGTCAGGTCAATCTGCGTCCAGGTATAGAGGAcagaggaggaaaaaaaaagggaaaacaaaTGTGGGTCATTGAGAGACAAACCCCATGTGTCAATGTGATGggccaaaaaaaaggaaatcacTTATAGGAACCTGCTAGAGATGGACATATTTTTTCCCAAAATATCTTCTCTTTCCTACCCCATGTGTCAGTGTCATTCCCTAAAATCAATTTTAAGGTACCCGTTGGAAATGCTCTAACTGAACAAAGTTAATGGTAAACTGGAACATGACGAAGTGTTTTGATCTATAAACTAATTAAAGAAGGTGAAACCTACAGTACCTAATACTCCACTGGACTGAATGGAGTATAAGGAAAGGGCATTTCAGCACGCGGCAGCCACCTGAAGCGCAGATCGCTGCCCCTGCCACCGCCCACCTCCAGTGCgtcggcgtcctcctcctcttgcgccgccgcggcccttCACGCACCTCGCCGTCACAGTGCTCACAGCGGCCCCCGCCGGTCTCCTGCCGCCCTACGCACAGCTCGCTgcgacggccgccgcccttcGCGCGGGGTACGTTGCCACCTCCTCATGTTAGATTACGTCTTTACCCTGCTTTCTTAATACTCCATCCTGATAGTCTATCTAGCTAAGTTGGAGTATTAAGAAATAACATTTAATCTGAGCCATTAAATTAAGATATTGACAGGTCATATTAATTCCGGGGCACGAGAGAATAGCTCAATAAGAAACCCAGCAGTTATCCATCGGCTGTTGTTTCTCAGTCCCTTGGCTATAAGCAgactctttcttttttagttCTTCGAAtaaattgctgcattttttaaaCGCGTGCGATCAAGTAAATCTCAACAAAAGGAAGTCTCAAAAACAATGTCAAGAAAAAGGACGATAGTATATCTGCCTCGTGACGGCGACGTCTGGTATCACCAGTGGCAGTATCAGTATGAGCTGGCTGTAGATATGTCAGTCATGCATACCAGCTTGCAAATTAGGACTGCTCCAAATCCATCGATCCCATGAAGCCTGCCGGTACCAGCTTacttttttcccttttcggGGATTTACGTGTCAACTTTCCGTCCAGCCCATACGTTGTGGCTTGTTTCTGATAGGCAGCGAGACAGCGGGTCAGCAGACCACAGCTGTGGTCTTCGGTGTACAATACTCCGGAGTACAACGTCTGTGAAGCATAACATGCACAAAACATAAGACCAAACTGTTCTGCACTACTGGAACGGCTCTAGTACGTGGTACCAAAGCATTCACAGGCAGCCGATACTGTTCGCTAGAGCGTCGGGAACTCGGGACGGCGCCCGCCAGCCATCACATGATGACGATGCGTGCCTACCCGCAGCCAGCACATGGACATGGCATATGCCTCTGCCTCGGTCCTCGGACACAGTTGGCGCTCGGTTTACGGGATTTGTACCCCCTCCCTCTGCTAGCTGTTCAATACTTCAATTATCAAGGTTTCAGCacggagagaaaaaaaaacagtagaaAGGCAAAGAACAACGAAGGCCTTGAATACAGACATTCTTTACAGGTGCCAGCAAATCTAAGAGTGTGGCCCGGCAAGTTTATCATTTCGCTTTCGCGACATGAGCGCTCGCAAATGCTTGAGTCGGATGGTTAAGAGTGGGCGTAGATCGACAAACAGCTAACGCTAGATCGTGGCAACAACTGCGCCTGCAGACCCCCATGGCCTGCCCGTGCGTACTAAGGGTCGATAACGGGAGACAGCCAACGCCAGGCTAACCCCGAGAGCGGCGCGTCCTGTCCTGATCTACTAATCAGCCCGCGGGCGAGTTAGAGCCACTTTGGACCACGTACTCCACGGCCGCCCCCGAATGCCCGCCGCACCAATGATTTGGGATCATCGAGCAGCTGTTCCGTCCTGCGGGTGGCAACGGAATCGCGCAACGTGCCTTTTTGGCTAATGGCTGGCCCGGATCGGCCAGAACCTACCGAGATTTTGATTCCGTCGCGTTCCCCTCGCTTTTACTTACTTACTTTCCATTCTCCGCCGCGCGCGCTCTGTTTTGCTCTGCGTGCGAGCCTGCGCGCGGCTATACCAACTTTGGGCGAAGCCTCCGGTGGTGCCTGTGACATGCAAACCTGGCATGTCCGGCTTTCCGGTTTTCCTCGCATTATTGCTACACCGGCGGCATGGTCCCGGGGGCCCGGCACGTACGTTACGTATGCGGTTCTGCATTTCCGGGTGTGGTGATCGATCGTACGTATGCGTCACCCGTCAGTCTGATCTGTGTTGCGCACGATCTAGTGCGGAGACCTGTGCTCACGAATT
The Brachypodium distachyon strain Bd21 chromosome 2, Brachypodium_distachyon_v3.0, whole genome shotgun sequence genome window above contains:
- the LOC100830618 gene encoding PLASMODESMATA CALLOSE-BINDING PROTEIN 1, encoding MGLLRPFNRIGFLLVLLAFCCGTEQQRAEAAHRAIPNRLLNFVSVEKPSYPTITTPTSSSFPSLADANGGGGMSGGAGAGGVGGTGGGGGGMSGGAGAGGGTGGGGMSGGAGGGGGGGIGGGAGGGAGAGGGTGGGGGTWCVASQSASSSALQVALDYACGYSGVDCSAIQTGGSCFNPDTIHDHASYAFNSYYQKNPLPTSCDFGGTATITTTDPSSGSCQYPASSGGSTMPPPSPTFMTPTTPMTPTPMTPMTPTPFTPDTPTGTGTPIYGSMSPPDYGSMSPPGMGSSSPPDYNDVGAAPTTAAKGSWALALVSILVATISLNMAT